A region of Lycium barbarum isolate Lr01 chromosome 1, ASM1917538v2, whole genome shotgun sequence DNA encodes the following proteins:
- the LOC132641547 gene encoding ATP synthase small subunit 6, mitochondrial-like, whose protein sequence is MRKFDPWPIFFRREWSRNWPFLVGFAVTGTIITKMSLGFTEEEAKNSRFAQRHKK, encoded by the exons atgagaaaattCGATCCATGGCCCATCTTTTTCCGCAGGGAATGGAGTCGCAACTGGCCATTCCTGGTCGGTTTTGCAGTCACCGGCACTATAATTACCAAGATGTCTCTCGGCTTCACTG AGGAGGAAGCAAAGAACTCTCGATTTGCCCAAAGGCATAAGAAGTAA